From Impatiens glandulifera chromosome 7, dImpGla2.1, whole genome shotgun sequence:
TCATCCCCTGTACTCTACTCTCCTCCGAGGTATGTTTCCTCATTATCTCCTTCTACCCTTTTCAATGGTAGAAGGAATCAATCTGGATCTTCTGATTTTGGATCTCAAACACGATCCATTTCCCTTGATGCTCTCAAACAGAGCGATACATTTCCTCGACGACATAACTCGGCTACACCTGATGATCAGTCTAAAATGGCCGAGTTCGTTGGATTTACTTCACTCGATTCGTTGATTGACGCAACTGTTCCTAAATCGATTCGTCTTGATTCCATGAAGTTTTCTATTTTTGACGAGGGATTAACCGAGTCTCAAATGATTGATCATATGAAAAAATTAGCTTCTAAAAACAAGGTCTTTAAGTCTTTCATTGGAATGGGTTACTATAATACATTCGTTCCTCCTGTTATCTTGAGGAATATCATGGAGAATCCTGGTTGGTATACGCAATACACACCTTATCAAGCTGAGATTTCTCAAGGCCGACTTGAATCTCTTCTCAATTATCAAACCATGATTACGGATCTGACTGGTCTTCCAATGTCAAACGCTTCTCTACTTGATGAAGGAACTGCTGCAGCTGAAGCCATGTCTATGTGTAACAGTATTCTCAAAGGGAAGAAGAAGACCTTCATCATCGCTTCCAACTGTCACcctcaaacaatcgacattTGTAAGACTAGAGCAGATGGGTTTGATCTCAAAGTTGTTGTTTCAGATGTTAAAGACATTGATTACAAATCTGGCGATGTCTGTGGAGTTCTTGTTCAGTATCCTGGAACTGAAGGTGAGATATTGGATTATGGAGAGTTTGTGAAAACTGCTCATGCAAACGGTGTTAAGGTGGTGATGGCTAGCGATTTGTTAGCTTTGACGTTGTTGAAGACGCCTGGAGAGTTTGGAGCCGACATTGTCGTTGGTTCTGCGCAGAGATTCGGTGTTCCGATGGGATATGGAGGTCCTCACGCTGCATTCCTGGCAACTTCGCAAGAATACAAGAGAATGATGCCGGGAAGAATCATCGGAGTCAGTGTTGATTCTTCTGGGAAGCAGGCTTTACGTATGGCTATGCAGACTAGAGAGCAACATATCAGGAGGGACAAAGCCACCAGCAACATTTGCACTGCCCAGGCTTTGCTAGCGAACATGGCTGCTATGTATGCCGTGTACCATGGTCCTGAAGGACTCAAGACGATAGCACAAAGGGTTCATGGTCTAGCTGCGACTCTGACAGTCGGATTATCGAAACTCGGGACAGTTGAAGTCCAACCGCTCCCCTTTTTCGACACTGTGAAGATCAAGGTTTCTGATGCTAAAGCGGTTGCTGAAGCTGCGAACAAGAAGGAGATTAATCTGCGAATTTTGGACGATAAAACAGTCAGTTTTCTTGtacttctttctttctttcgtttAAATTTGAGTGCTTAACTAGCTTTCCATTCAGGTAACTGTTGCTTTCGATGAAACAACAACCTTGGAAGATGTTGACAAGTTATTCGAAGTTTTCGCATCTGGAAAGAAGGCGAGTTTGAATCATAGTACTAAAACTCAGATTAGTTCTTCAAAATAGGAAGAAATtaaatgatttgttttgttttgttttgcatTAGGTTCCATTTACTGCTGCATCTCTTGCACCCGAAGTTCAATTCGTTATTCCATCCGGGCTTGCAAGGAAAAGCCCGTACTTGACGCACCCAATCTTCAACACGTATGTATTttgacaaatatttataaaagtttatttttctgGGTTAGAAAGGCGTTGATCTGGTATTGATATATGAATTGCAGGAACCACACAGAACATGACTTGCTCAGATACCTTCACAAATTGCAATCAAAGGATCTGTCACTTTGCCACAGTATGATTCCTCTTGGTTCTTGCACAATGAAGCTGAATGCAACTACTGAGATGATGCCGGTTACATGGCCAAACTTCTCTGACATTCACCCGTTTGCACCAACCGAACAGGCAGAGGGTTATCAGGTAGCTAGCTGTAGTTTTATGCTGAGGAACTTCAAATTTTGCTAAAAAAAGGAagttaaagaatattttttttcttaacagGAAATGTTCAGGGATTTGGGTGATTTGCTGTGTACAATAACTGGATTTGATTCGTTCTCTTTGCAACCTAATGCTGGTGCAGCTGGTGAATATGCCGGTCTTATGGTCATCCGTGCTTATCATCTGGTCCGTATGTTGATCTTCATCATTATTGTTAATTGCGGTTTCAAGAAAAAACCTAatctcaaattaaaaataaaaattgtggtTAAAGGTGATGACGAATCTTGGTGTTTGGTTTTGTAGGCACGAGGTGACCATCATCGTGATGTGTGTATTATCCCTGTCTCTGCACATGGAACAAATCCGGCAAGTGCTGCTATGTGTGGAATGAAAATTGTTGCGGTTGGAACTGATTCTAAGGGTAACATCAacattccagaactgaagaagGCTGCTGAAGCCAATAAAGATAACTTGTCTGCTCTCATGGTAATgtggattattattattataacttctACAACTActtttaattgaatatatatcattttattgaaaacatattaatttaatgCAGGTTACCTATCCATCGACTCATGGAGTTTATGAAGAAGGCATCGACGAGATCTGTAAGATAATTCATGACAATGGTGGCCAAGTTTACATGGACGGAGCCAACATGAATGCACAGGtttattcattcaatcaatTTGTTTCTCTCAATCATTCGGCTTGATAAAAAAACCTTGCTTTTGTAGATTTgtgttttgaattttatttgtgtGTAGGTTGGGCTGACTAGTCCAGGTTGGATAGGGGCTGATGTATGCCATCTCAATCTGCATAAAACTTTCTGTATTCCACATGGAGGAGGTGGACCTGGAATGGGCCCTATTGGTGTAAAGAAACACTTGGCTCCCTTTTTGCCATCTCATCCTGTGGTATGTTTACCTTTTCCTTTTTACtactaaatttgaattattaaattaaacagAGAATTACAAGGATATGTGCTAGTAAAATGAGTTGATGCATTAAAAAGAACATCAAATCACTGATCTTAGAATACCTTGATTCCCAGCTATAAGGTCAACAATCCGAGCCCAAAAGTCCTTTTGAGTAAGATAACTGTATTTTGTGGATCAAAAGATTAAAATAGTGTTTGAGTTGCTTTTCAGTCTGGTATGAGATTCGAAAAGCTAGTCATTTGAGATGAATTATAGGGTTATGGTTGTAAATAGTAGGGGTGTGATTATAAATGTAGTACAAGATATTGTCAGATCACTTGGAAAAGGCTCAATCCTTCAATCATGAATCATGTTTTGAAAAGTTAACATAGATGACTAAGTAATAACAAAACAATCCTTAAATGTTGAAGGTGGCAACTGGAGGGATACCAGCCCCAGACAATCTTGCGCCACTGGGTACTATATCTGCTGCACCATGGGGTTCAGCGCTTATTCTACCAATATCATACACCTATATCGCCATGATGGGATCCAAGGGGCTCACTGACGCATCCAAGATAGCTATTTTAAATGCCAACTATATGGCAAAACGTTTGGAGGTTCTGGATCTCTCTCACTCACTCTTCTATTAAAGTTGGACACTTTTTTTTTCCTCTATATTGATTTCATTTATTGATGTATTTGTCTGGATAGGATCACTACCCAGTTCTCTTTAGAGGTGTCAATGGAACAGTTGCCCATGAATTCATTGTCGATCTAAGGGGATTCAAGGTTGGTCTATGTTGTTAAAAGAAGGAGCCATTTTAATATAGACTTTGTTGTTAATAGATCATTTGAGATATAGACTTTAAGTACtactataattattttcagACTACTGCTGGAATAGAGCCAGAAGATGTAGCCAAACGTCTTATTGATTATGGATTTCATGGACCCACTATGTCATGGCCTGTGCCTGGCACACTTATGATTGAGCCAACCGAAAGTGAGAGTAAGGTAAAAAGCGcgtatttgttttttaaaagtttattgaGCTTGGAAATGACTCTTTTGTGTGTATTGCAGGCAGAGATGGACAGGTTTTGTGATGCTATGATTTCAATAAGAGAAGAAATTGCAGAAATTGAGAAAGGAAAAGCTGATGTCCACAACAATGTCTTAAAGGTAAtcactttctttcttttatccTTAAaggcttatttttttttataaaagaatccTTTTAGGCTTATTATCAAACAACTAATGTCCATTTTATTATATGCATAGGGTGCTCCTCACCCACCATCATTGCTCATGGCGGACACATGGAGCAAGCCTTACTCCCGGGACTATGCAGCCTTCCCTGCTTCCTGGCTCCGATCTGCCAAATTTTGGCCCACTACAGGTGCGgtgtctatttttatttttatttacttatttctctacaagtattatatatacattaccTTCCTATAACCTCTTACTTGTAATGTTAGTGTAGCCTTGGGTTTTTGTCTGTTGAAATGCAAGAAAATACGTTGTTTTAGCATTAGAAAACGCCCATAAGCCATTaaactattttcaaattttgttatcCTGTCCCAAACTTTTGAGCCCTTTTGAAATAACTCTTTTTTGACAAACACTTGATGGACTTAATTTCTTCagatttttcaatttcttataCTCTTAAAAACTTTTTACTGTTTTTATTTGTCCATGAAGTTTAGAAAAGGGATTgttgtaagaaaaataaattttgattataatgttAAGTGTTTGTTTGTTGTCTGAAAATGATAATTGTTTTGTGTATTGTTTAAACAACCAGGCCGTGTTGACAATGTGTACGGGGATCGTAACCTCATCTGCACCCTTCCTCCGACAGAGGCTGTCGAAGAAGCCAAGGCTGCAACTGCATGAAAACCTTCTCCGTACCTCCTAGTATTGCATTGAAGCTCTTCCCCTCTTCCCCCCATGGATTCGAGGCCTTTGCTCTTCAAACTTGTAAATAgatgaaaaaaagagaaaaaagaaaaaagagagaaaggaaactCAATATCTTTGATGCATTTCTATTCATGTTGCTGCTAATGACTCTTAATCATCTTGAAATGGGATGATCAGCAGCCTCGAATCACATTTCCTTGCTTTTAATGTTGTAATTATTAATACTCATGTTtcttaagttttaattttattctctaaTAATAGTGTTTggtttttatttacttaatgtCTCATCCTATGCCTATGGataataaatgtgttatttACATGTTCGATTCCACTAACGTGAAAGAacaatttagttttttttaaaatgtcaattttttttaaaagagcaCAATATGCGattcaaatgtattttttactCTTCAAACAAATGTCATACTAGTGAAAtggatatttttttagtttcttaGACATCAAACTCTTCTATGGATAActtcttaataaaaaatgagattttttatgaaatttttatttttcacacaTCTTTTTAAGGAAACCGGGATAGAGTCCTTTTAAATGATGCATGTTAAATATAGATAGTTTTGAAATTGGGAGAGTTAACCAATGAAAACTTGTAGTCAATCTCTATGTCAATCGAAATATGGGTAAAGAGCATCTTTATAAGGAGAATCCCTTTCCTCTCCCTTTCAATGGAAAATcgcatatttaaaataaattttcaaataatctgattagatatcaatttttttatcattgttCACCGTAAAATTGAGAAGGTCCCATGTTTTAGTGATACGATATCATCGACTTCTACCCTTAAACTTTCTTCCAAAGAGATACATCAATTCATTATCTCGAAATTCGTACTTgatgataattattttgttttagagGCTTACATTTACATTGTTGTTGAGAAATCTCCACCATTATATGCAGATGTGTTAAAAACAATAGAACGCAAGAGAACTTAATATAGTTAAATGTGGTTTATATTTTAGGTCAATGAAAAGTACACTCcatgtgagaatattgttgttTAGTTCTTTAGTCTAATTAAACATGGGGACTGATAAAGGCTTTCCATTGCCTTTTGTTAGGACACCATCCAACTCTTTAGGCCACCTTTTCTTAGCCTTTTGTCCAACAACCATCTTAACTCTCCATTTTTTTCTCCCTTGATCCTTGTCACCATCAGTTTCTTAATCTCTTCAAATGTCAAATTATACCTAATCCAATGTTTAATACATCTGTAGACGTCATTAAATACCAGAGtttcaaaaaaataagtaattgattAGATTGAAAACTcgataatctaacattaaacattattatatatatcaatacttttgtactaaaataatttaattttgtatataaattagTTGAGAAAAAGGATTTGTTCTCAAAATGGTTATATATTAGGAAAAAATCCCAAATACAAGATTGGATGAATTTATAATAGGCATTTGAAAGTTGTAAAAGAAGAGGGATTGGTAGATCAAGAACTTGGCAAGATCTGTGAATATGATCAATTGAACATGCACATATATATGATTTGATAATTCATCTAAATTTTTCAATCActcatctttctctctctatctctctctatatctaTCTTGGCACTCACTCACTCCATCCAGCTTGCCTTCTTCGCACTTAGAATCCACCCTTTTCCGACTGATTCACATCGGCACGACAACAAAAACGTTCACCGGTTTCAACGCCGGGACCCTAGCCGCCGGCCCTTTTCCCACCCTTCTGCAATGAGGAGGAGATCGTCCTCCTCCGAGCTCCGTCTCTCCTTGTCCGTTCTATTCCTTCTCATATCTCTACTACCCTTTTCTTCTTGGGCCCGCTCCCTCACTGTTTCAGATTTGGATCCATTCGATGCGCCCAATGTTACTCACTCCACCAATAGCTCTCAACATAGCCCTAAAGAACAGAGTTTTGCCGACATAATTGATCGAGCACTCGAGAAAGAGTTCACAGAGGGCGATCAGAACGAAGGTTTGTAGATCCAACCTTTTACTTCTTCACCCTCAAAATCACTACTTTTCAATTGGGATCTGAATTATACATCCACCCATGActcaattttattgtttgatttatcCACGGTGATGTATCTAGTTACTCATATTGTTGGATACTTTGTCTTAATTTTGCAGTAAACGAAGTTGGCGGCTTCAATAACAGTGTTACTGAGCAACAGGTTTGTAGTAGCAGATTTCTTTTACATTTTTAGGTCATATCCATGGGACATATAGCTAATTCTAGATGAACCTGGAGCTAGTCAATTAGAGTTTGACACTTTGTCAAAAACTTTTCGTTTAACTTTAAACAATACTTGATCTGACATGAGGAAAGAAACAAGAAAAACTGTATCCATTATGGACCAGTATGAGGTTTTAGTTTGTCTCTAAATGGTTCTTCCTTATATTGTTTGTTTGTCAGGCGGTTTTGGAAACCGTAGCTAGAGTAAAGCCCAAGAAAAATGACACCAAGGAGGAGACGTATATGCTTCtatcatatttgtttttcttttccctAACATTCATTATTTATGATTTGATATTGTATTTGATGAACTGCTTTCTTACTTCAATATACTATTCTTTATAGGTCATTTCAACTTCATCACGTCTTCAATCTTGATAGTGACAATAGAGCAGATGACACGCCAATGTTGATTGATAGAAAGGTTGAATTGCATTTTCAGAtagtttttcatttttgtttgggCGATCATCAACTGATGACAACATTATTTTCAGGACAATGTCTTTATCATATCAAGTTTCAAATCAAAATACCCAGTGCTTCAGTTAGATTTGAGGTAAATAATTTATTGGCTAGATCATGCAGTTTGGAGTTGTTTTATGATATTGAAATTTCATATCCTAATTCCATTTAATTAAACAGATTGATATCCGACCTGGTGGTTGTAATTGTCTCAGCAACTTGTGGAGGAATTGCATTTGCTTGTGCAGGACAGCCGGTATATACATGTTTAGCTTTGTCTTTGCAGTAATGTAGCTTTAAATTGTCTTTGCAAAGTATCCATTCATTTGCTAATTCTTTGGCATTTCGAAACAATTTTCTATTTATAGGTTATTACTGGTTACTTGCTTGCGGGATCAATTGTTGGACCAGGAGGTTTCAATTTTGTGAGTGAAATGGTTCAGGTAATTTTGTGTTCTCACCTGATAACCCATATTATAGGTCATTTACTGATTTTTTGACATGATATATTGACAAAGCTTAACCATTAATTAACTTAGCGTACTCTTGTCAAGCCTGGGTTTATTAAATATACTACCATGTTTAAGTGCCATTAATTTCTGTAATTACGTGAGGCACATTCTATACTGTTATTCGACTTTATTCTAGTCCTTTTAATGATGGTTCCAACTACCTCTTTTGCATTTAGTTTTTTGTGAGAGTCATGTGTACTTTTTTCATCTCAAGGAGGTATGTGTGAAGATTGAGAAATATTCTCCTCATTAGACATAGATTCCAATTTCTTCATTTGTCACTCATGGAAAATTTGATATCACCCAGTTCCAGACCACTGcattaattattgataaaatacagATTTGTTTATAAAGGCAGAGTTATGTTGTTCCCTTTTCTTCTTAAGGAATCATACCtctaaataagaaatattagtTAACATAAAATTTGCCTTGGACTCCTCATTTTCCCCATTTGGAGGCTGTTTGTAGCTCATGTTGATATTATCgctatttctttttcttttactcTCTTAGacatatcaatattatttataccttaaattataattgtatGTTTATGAATGGGAGTGCTTTAATTTGAATCTAAGAATAGTTGCTTTCTATTTGAGAAACAAATTAGAGGTtaaaacaacataattttgtGATTAATCAATCACTCTAAAAATAAACAAGGCCTTAATGGCAAGGTGATTCTAGTATATTCTAGCAGAGTTGAAAGCATGCTTCTTGTTGTTGTCAtgctataaaaataattttcttgtaGAAACTTTGGCATAAGTGCATACAATAAAATCACATGGTAGACTTGATTAAGTTATAAATGACTGTTATTAATAAAAGGTTCATCCTTTTCTCGAAGAAAGACAATCCAAACATGTCATGAATTCTATTAGATCTTACACTTATCTATTTTTCATAGGTTGAGACAGTGGCACAGTTTGGTGTCATCTTCCTTCTTTTCGCTTTGGGGTTGGAGTTCTCTGCAACTAAGGTTAGACTTTAACCAATTTCAATTGTCTAAATGTTAGTTTCATGCCTAAAAGTTCATTATTCAATTTTAGCTTCGAGCTGTCCGGGCTGTTGCTGTCTTGGGAGGCCTGCTTCAGGTTTTCCTGTTTATGTGCTTATGTGGAATTACAGCTTCAGTAAGTCCTATGAATTCCAAACTCGAACTTCTGTTTATTTTTGATAGAGTTGCATGCATATGTGATATGAAGACTGCCACATCTGATCATATGAAGTTGCACACTGTTATAGATTACCAATAAGCTGAGGAACTAccattaaatttcattataaccaCCAGGTAGCTCAAGTAGAAGGAGTCTTTACGTAAGAGGCTAAGGTCTTAGTTTCGATTCTCACTAAGAACCCCCTGATTTAAGTTTGGGGGTCATGTTTGTGAGTTGTCGTGCTAGCCTCCTCCTAGGAATAAACCCTGGTcacaaaagaataaaataaaataaatttgtatatgtGATATGGAAAGGGATTCAGCAATTTGGAAACTTGTATTTTGTGATAACCTCTGTCAAAATTACAATCCCATTACGgcaaaattattgaaaatgttCTTTCTTTGTTTGGTAAAAAGATTTTTTCTAGATTatgattcatattattttatggATCAGGATCCAAATTATTGTGTAAttttgttgcttcatttggtttacaaattattttataaatcatgaTCAACATAGAAAAAATGGTATACCAAAACAGCCCAATAATTGTAATTATAGATGGAAATCTTGGAACGAATCCCAGGTGTAGGAAACTTTGATCTAGAGTTCATATTTAACcctcttttaatattaacatgttttacaTCCTCTCAAAAAGAAACACAATTTGTCACATAATCTCTTTTTCCCATGTCAATAATTAATGGCATTTCTTTAGTCAATAAAGTAAGTTGTATTACCAC
This genomic window contains:
- the LOC124910803 gene encoding glycine dehydrogenase (decarboxylating), mitochondrial; this translates as MERARRLANRALLRRLLSDSKHGRAYESVAGGSSSSPVLYSPPRYVSSLSPSTLFNGRRNQSGSSDFGSQTRSISLDALKQSDTFPRRHNSATPDDQSKMAEFVGFTSLDSLIDATVPKSIRLDSMKFSIFDEGLTESQMIDHMKKLASKNKVFKSFIGMGYYNTFVPPVILRNIMENPGWYTQYTPYQAEISQGRLESLLNYQTMITDLTGLPMSNASLLDEGTAAAEAMSMCNSILKGKKKTFIIASNCHPQTIDICKTRADGFDLKVVVSDVKDIDYKSGDVCGVLVQYPGTEGEILDYGEFVKTAHANGVKVVMASDLLALTLLKTPGEFGADIVVGSAQRFGVPMGYGGPHAAFLATSQEYKRMMPGRIIGVSVDSSGKQALRMAMQTREQHIRRDKATSNICTAQALLANMAAMYAVYHGPEGLKTIAQRVHGLAATLTVGLSKLGTVEVQPLPFFDTVKIKVSDAKAVAEAANKKEINLRILDDKTVTVAFDETTTLEDVDKLFEVFASGKKVPFTAASLAPEVQFVIPSGLARKSPYLTHPIFNTNHTEHDLLRYLHKLQSKDLSLCHSMIPLGSCTMKLNATTEMMPVTWPNFSDIHPFAPTEQAEGYQEMFRDLGDLLCTITGFDSFSLQPNAGAAGEYAGLMVIRAYHLARGDHHRDVCIIPVSAHGTNPASAAMCGMKIVAVGTDSKGNINIPELKKAAEANKDNLSALMVTYPSTHGVYEEGIDEICKIIHDNGGQVYMDGANMNAQVGLTSPGWIGADVCHLNLHKTFCIPHGGGGPGMGPIGVKKHLAPFLPSHPVVATGGIPAPDNLAPLGTISAAPWGSALILPISYTYIAMMGSKGLTDASKIAILNANYMAKRLEDHYPVLFRGVNGTVAHEFIVDLRGFKTTAGIEPEDVAKRLIDYGFHGPTMSWPVPGTLMIEPTESESKAEMDRFCDAMISIREEIAEIEKGKADVHNNVLKGAPHPPSLLMADTWSKPYSRDYAAFPASWLRSAKFWPTTGRVDNVYGDRNLICTLPPTEAVEEAKAATA